In Candidatus Desulfatibia profunda, the genomic window CAGCACATCCGGCCCGCCGGTCATTGTTTACACTTCGCTTCAGGCATGGAGCAAGGACCAGATCAAAGTGACCCTGCAAGGCTTTTTTTTCTTATCGGGTTTGCTGATCGCGGTTTCGCATACGCTTAGCGGTCTGGTCACTTTCAGCGTGATGCGTTTCTATGCCGCTGCCTTGCCGATCCTGATATTGGGAACCTATCTGGGGTCTCGCTTTTATGGCTTTATCCGCGAAGAGGATTATCGGAAGATTGTCCTGCTCCTGCTCGCCGGCCTTGGGGGTCTTATGATCTATAAGGCCTAACTATCCAATCAAATTGCTTCCTTCCAACGCTATGGTGTTGCCATATTTTCCGGTGAATGTCAGCGCCCGGGAGAGTTGTTTGATAACACTGTTATTTTGAAACACACCCAACCCGAAAGGATGGACTGAAGCAAGGCCACCGGTGTTAATCACAATTTTTCCGACCTTGCCGCAATGATCTTTTAAAACGTTGATGAGTTCAAAGGCAGATGAACCGTCGAAATCTCCCATCAGTTTGAGCTGGAGGGTGCCGTTTTTTCGATGGATAAAGATCTTGAAATTTGAGGCCATTGTCAAACTCCTTAACAGCAGGGCCTTAGCCCGGGTTGGAATTTCGGACTAATAATGCGGCGCGTAATATTTGACACCTGTTTCATAAGTGGAGAAACTTGCATCGGGTATTTCCCGGCACCATTTCACTTCTGCAAGGATGATCGTCGGCAATTCCTCAAAAGCGCAGGTGCCGGAGGCTTTCGAAGCGCCATGTTCCACCCTGATAAGCAACGCCGTTCCCAGTTGAAAGTGGACACTTGTTTTAACGCACATGCCCTCCAGGCAGTGATTCAGGGTTTGCGCATCCAACCAAGATCCTGTATTGAAACGCGCCAACCGGATGGGGGCTTGATGAGCGCGCCGCTCATTAGATCTTTTTTCTATATCTGTCTTTTTAACTACCTTCATTTCTTGCCGATCCATTTTGGGGCCGTCTGTTTGTAATAATTGCATCTTTTAAAAAGGCGACATCTTCAGATTTTATAACATCCTTGAATCGCTGTAGAAAGCGAGGGTCTCGGCCCTTGAGTGATCCCCAAAAAATTTCCGGACAACAGATTGAATGTCTGTGGGTCCAACCGGCTTAAACAGCAAATCGTCAAGGCAGCAGCCTTCATGATTATCCGAAAGATTTTCTCTGCACCCGGCAACCATTATCACAACCGGAGTTTCGGGGGATCTGGCCTTAATATGATAAGCCAGACTAAAACCGTCCCAGCAGATCATTTTAGAGTCCGTGAATACAAGGTCGAACTTGCTGCTGGCAAACAGCTTTAAAGCTTCAATCCAGCCGGCAGCGCCAACCGGTTCATATCCCATTTTAGAGAAAATACCGGCCAAAAATTCCCGAATGTTTTTTTCAGCATCGGCAACCAATATTTGTCTGCTGCCTTTTTGAGAATGGCGGCAAAGTAAAATGGTTTTTTCATGTGCTCGGGACAACCGGTCTAATTTATTAGGGATCTCTGCTCGCTCCGATAAGCCTCTAGCGGCTTCCCGACCGGTTGTCAATCTGTCCAATCTTTTTTCACCCGAATCGTGCTGGGTTTTGCAGGTCATTATCATCCCTGATCCTTCCCAAATCTTCTTACGTTACGATTTTTTCAAGCAATATTCACGCCATGCGCAGTCCCGGCGGTCACAATCCGCGTCTGCCCGGCCAAAACAATCCTGGTTTCCCTCAAGCTGCTGAATGCTTCGAATAAGGTGGGTTATATCGGGTAAATTATCGTCTCTACCCCTGTCTTTTTTATCTGCCATTTGTGTTTTCCGCCTCGCACAGTGAGATAATTGCATCAGCATTCAGAACACCCGGAGCTATTCTTATCGTGAAAAACAGCTGCAGCCTGATGTATTAGCTGCCGACAATATATCTATTACTGACTTTCTTAACTTTGTCTATAGATGGGAGGCTTCATTTTTTGTAAGGAAATTTCCCGGGAGGGAATTTCCCCCATACGCCGGGGAGAATATCCCCTATAGGTATTATTCTTTCC contains:
- a CDS encoding response regulator, with product MTCKTQHDSGEKRLDRLTTGREAARGLSERAEIPNKLDRLSRAHEKTILLCRHSQKGSRQILVADAEKNIREFLAGIFSKMGYEPVGAAGWIEALKLFASSKFDLVFTDSKMICWDGFSLAYHIKARSPETPVVIMVAGCRENLSDNHEGCCLDDLLFKPVGPTDIQSVVRKFFGDHSRAETLAFYSDSRML
- a CDS encoding SAP domain-containing protein — translated: MADKKDRGRDDNLPDITHLIRSIQQLEGNQDCFGRADADCDRRDCAWREYCLKKS